The Sphingosinicellaceae bacterium genome includes the window GACAGCACCGCCGACGCGGCGGGATATGCAGTTCGCTCCTACTCGCTGCAGGCCGGGCGGCAGTTCCGTGTCGGCGATGACTGGTCGATCGGCGGGTCGCTGGCCTATGAGCACAGCCGTTTCAATGGCGACGGCAGCGATTTCCGGATCGACGGGGATAGTGCGCTGGTGGGCGCCCATGCGCGGTATCGTGCCGGGCCGTGGCAATTGTCCGGGGCGCTCGACGCCGGTTATGGCTGGTATTCCAGCACGCGCACGATTGCGGTCGCGACTACCAGTGCGACGGCAATCGCCTCGCCGCGCGCCTGGCATGTCGGCGTGCACGGCAATGCGGCCTATGAGCAGCCCGTGGGCGCGTGCGCGTTCGTCAAGCCCTTTGCCGACGTGCATCTGGTCTATGAGCGCAGCGGCAGTTATTCGGAAAGCGGTCCCTCGCCCTTCAATCTTGCCGTGCTGTCGCGCGGCCAGGTTGCGCCGGGCGGCGCGGTGGGGATCGAGGCTGGCGGGCGGGTCACTATCTCGGACGACAAGGTGCTGCGGCCCTTTGCCAGCGCCGCGGTGGCATTTCTCGGTAACGATTGGGCGGCGGCGGCGCGCTATGCTTCCCTGCCGGATTCGGCGCCGACATTTCAGGTCCGTACGGTGACCCCGGCGACGCTGGGCAGGTTATCTATCGGCGCCGAACTGTTTGGCAAGACTATGGATTTTCGTGTGGAGTACATGCCTGAGGTCGGAAACCACTACCTGACGCACGCCGGCATGATGCGTTTGTCCTTTTGGTTTTGATCGAAGCATTCGAGATTGCGCGCCTGGCCTACGGCGTGTGGCAACTGCCTGAGCAGCATAGCCTGTTACCGACGTTCACGCGTTCAACCGGGGGTCATCAATGCGAAGCCTGAAGCTCCTGCTGGTACTGGCTTTTGTCGATGCGTCGCCGGCTTTGGCTGATACGTTGCATCTTGTCTGCCGGGGCAGCGGCGTCGCCAGCGACAGCGACTATGTCCGTACCGAAACGCGCAACCACAACGGCAGGACCAGAGACTCCCGCACCTTAGTCGACACGTCGAAGAGCTTCAGCGGCGAATTGAAGATCGAGATTACCGAAGGCGCCGGGCGCGCCTTCCTGCCGCGCGTGTTCCTGCCGGCCCTAAGCCATGGCAAGGATGGCTGGTTCGACCTCAAGAACTTAAACGAGAGCGACAATCTCATTACCGCCAAGATCGCCGTCGGCATCATGTCCAAACCCGATCTGCGGATCGACAGGCTGACCGGATCGATTACCGTCAACGGCAGCATGGGGAACTTTGCCGGCCATTGCCGAAAATATGATCCGACTTCGTCGAAGCGCGCTTTTTAAGTGGCGCGACCCCGTGTTCCAGCTTGGCGGATGCATCTGGCCGCCCTCATTGTTGCGTTTGCGCTACCGGCTGCGCCGGCCGCAGGGTTGCCGTTGCAGACGGACATCGAGGCAATGCTGGCCAAAGGGCCGGCGGGTACACGCTATGGGCTCGTCGTCTCCACGTTGGATGGCACGGAACTGCTGGCGATCGCTCCCGACGAGCGCTTCATCCCCGCCTCCAACACCAAGATGTTCACGACCGCCACCGCCTATGCCGACCTGGTTGCCCTGCAGCAGGCAGCGATGGGAACCGGGGTGCGGCTGGCCCTGGAGCACAATCCGCCCGATGTCGTCCTCTACGGCCGCGGTGACGCATCGCTGTCCAGCCGGCCGGGGTGCACCACCAACTGCCTGCAGACGCTCGCCGATGCGGTCGCTGCAAAAACGCGACAGGTCGGCGACGTCATCGGGGACGATAGCTGGTTCCCAACCGAGCCCTGGGGCCAGGGGATGAGCTGGAACAATATCCAGTCCCGCTACGGCACCGGGATTTCTGCCCTGACGCTCGACGACAATGAAATGGCGATGATGGTCACACCCGGCTCATTCGGTGCGACGCCCGGGATCGCGGCGTCTGCCTATTACAGGATCGACAACCGCATCGTCACGGTGGCAGGCGCGTCGAACACCATCACAGCGGAACGCGCGCCCAACAACAACCTTGTCAGACTTGCCGGCACCATCGGGGCTCAGTCCAAGGCTGTCACCTTGTATTTCAGCATCGATGACCCGGCTTATTATGCCGCCTGGCGGATGCGCGATCTGCTGCGCGATCGCGGCGTCCGTGTGACCGGCGATGTCGGCACAGGGCATCGGCTACTGGGCCCATCCGATGATCCCGCCGTTCGCAGCGGGGCACCGCCGGCGCGACCACCGCTGCCAGACATGCTGATGGAGCTGCCGGCTCCGTCGCTGGCGGCCGACATGTCGGTCACAAACAAGCAGAGCCAAAACCTCCATGCCGAATTACTGCTGCGCCGCATCGCACGGCAAGCGGGTAGTGGCTCGGTCGCCGACGGCCGGGCGGCGGTGCGGAAAATGATGGCGCAAGCTGGCATCGCTGCCGAGAGCTACACCCTTGCCGACGGTTCCGGCATGTCGTCTTACAACCGTATCACGCCGCGCACGGCTGCCAGCCTGCTTGTATGGATCGCCCGGCAGCCCTGGGGTGAGGCTTGGCGTAAGACGCTGCCAATCGCCGGCGAGGATGGGACGCTGCGCGGCCGCTTCAAGGGCACCATCCTGAACAGCAAGCTGTTCGCCAAGACCGGTTCGCTGAACGCGGCGCGGGCGTTGTCAGGCTATCTCACTAGCAAAAGCGGGCGCATTCTGATCTTTTCAGCGCTCGCCAACGACATGCCCGACGGCACCGATGGCCAAGCCAGCGCCGCCGTCGACGAGGCGCTCGTCGCCGTCGCGGAGGCGTTTTAAGCCCGACGCTGTCGGTCGCGTTGAAGCCGTCAATTCTTGCGTTCATGATTTCCCATGGGAACCATAGCCATCCGATCGCTTGTCCTGCCTCCTTGCATAAGAGCGGCTGGTTGCTACCACAGATGACAATAAACCATCGAGAGGATCGCCTGTGAGAGCCTTCGCCGTTGTGGTTTGTGCACTGCTTGCATTCTCGGCACCCGCGCTGGCCCAGCCCGATCCGAAGGAGCAGGTCGAGGCGGCGCTTGCGCACTGGCTCGCCGAGCGCGGTCCGATCGAGAAAGCGACCGGGATATCCGCTTACGTCAGCTTCGGGGACGACGGACCGGTGGTCCAAGCGTTCGCGGGGAAGGTGGGCCGCGATCCGGGTGATGCGCCGATCACCGATACCACGCTGTTCCAGATGGGCAGCACGACCAAGTCGTTCACCGCGGCGGTGATACTGAAGCTCGAGGCCGCAGGCAGGCTGTCGCTCGACGATACGGTGGGCAAGTGGCTCCCCGAATACCCGGCGTGGAAGAACGCCACGATCCGCAGCCTGCTCAACATGACCAGCGGCATCCCGAACTATTCGGAGACGCAGGCGATGTCGCGGATCTGGATCGAACAGCCCAACCGCACGCTGAGCGCCGAGGACCTCGTCGGGCTAGCTTATCCTGCCCCGACCAACAATCTTCCGGCACCGGTCGGCTACGGCTACTCGAACACCGGCTATGTCCTGGCGAGCATGATCGCCACACGCGCGGCCAAGACGCCGTTTCGCGATCTCGTACACAAGCTGGTGATCGAGCGGCATGGGCTGGGGGCGACGTATTACGAGGAGGGGCCTTATCCGACCTCGGTGATGGCCCGGCTCGCGCACGGCTACTTCGCCAACCCGGCTTGCACCGACTTCCAGCCCGGTTGCAAGGTCAGCTGGAACCAGCGGCTGGTCAGCCGCGACGTGCGCACGCTGAACCTCAGCTGGGCGCAGGCCGCGGGCGGCGCGATCGCCACCGCCAGCAACGTCGACCGCTGGACCCGCGCGGTCTTCCAAGGGAAGGTGGTGCCGCCCAAGCAGCAGAAGGAATGGATGGAGCTGGTCTCGACGAAGACCGGCAAGCCGATCGGCCACGTCACGCCCGCCGATCCGGGCGGCTTCGCGCTCGGGCTCGGCCAAGCGCTGCACGGCTCTCCGCCCGCGCATTGGTTCTACGAAGGTATGACGCTTGGCTACCGTACGCTCTACGTGTGGTATGCCGAGGAGAACATCCTGATCACCGTCCAGACGAACTCGCAGCCGCCCGAAGGCGAGGACCGCATCGGCGCGGTGGTCGAGACGATCCATGACATCGTTTCGAAGGCGCGGCCTGTGGCGAAGTGATCGCATGGGTCCTTGGATAAACGCCTTCACGCCACCTTCACACGATCCTATTAGCAACACGCAGGCGTTGGTGGTGGACCCCCCGACGGCGGGGCGGTGCGTCTACAACTGTGCTCGACCTCAGGCTGCGACCAGGCCCACGTCCGCGGTGCGCCGTGTCATCCCCAGACCAGGCCGAGATCGAGCGCTGGCACCAGACCCTCAAGAACCGCACCTTGCGAAAACTACGTCCTTCCAGGCGACTTCGAAGGGCAGATCGACGTGTTCGTCGCGCACTACAACCACCACCGGTACCAAGAGAGCATCGACAACGTGACGCCAGCAGACCCTACTTCGGCCGCCGCCCCGCCATCACTGCCGAACGCGCCCGCATCAAGCCAAACACCATAGGTCGTCGGCGCTTGCTTCACCGCAAGCTTGCTGCCCAAAGCGCAGCCCTAGACGAGACCAGTACTACGCAAATCTCAGCTCGCAATTGTCCGAAATATTCTGACGACGCACACCGACTAGGGTTCGATCGGGGCTCGGCTGGCAGGCCCCCGAACCGCTTCTCCTGTTACTGTCATTGTTGACATGTTGCCTTGCCCGGGTCCAACCGCATGCACAGGCGGTGGCGCAAGACCACCCGTCGAGGGAGCAGTCGGCGATGGTTTTGACCAGGGGCGATGACTATCCGATCCACCAGACCGCGGACCCGATCGCCTATGCCGGCACTGACCGGAATTTCTACGATCGTTATTATTTCAACGGCTACGCGCCTGCCGTCGGCGTCGACGGCTTTTTTGCCGTCGCGTTCGGAGTTTACCCGCATATCAATGTGATGGATGCGAGCTTTTGCTGGTTGAAGAATGGCCGACAGGTCAATCTTCACACCAGTCGCGGGCTTGGTATGGAGCGAATGGACACCCAGGTTGGCCCGATCGTGATCGAGGTCGTCGAGCCGCTTAAGACGCTCAAGATCAGCGTCGACTCCCCCGAAGATAAACTGCGTGCCGAACTCGTTTTCACCGGCCGGGCCTTCCCGCTGGAGGAGCCCCGATTCACGCGGCGCAACGGGCCGCGCGTGCTGATGGACGTGACGCGGTTAACGCAAAATGGCCGCTACGAGGGCTGGGTTGAGGTCGATGGTGAGCATACCGACGTGACCGGCTGGCTTGGCACGCGCGACCGGTCTTGGGGCGTTCGCCCGATCGGTGCCCCGGATGCGCAACCCCCGAGCCCGGCGATCAACCCACAGTTTTTCTGGCTGTGGAGCCCGTGTGCGATGGAGGGTGGCGACCTGTATTTCCACACCAACGATGATGACCATGGTCGCTTCTGGAACCGCCGGGCTGCCTGGCGCCCGGAAGGCGGCGGCATCGCCGACGAACATCATTACGATGACGCTGCATTTACGGTCGAGTGGCAGCCCGGCACACGCTATGCCAAAACCGCAGCACTGACACTGACCGACGAGCACGGCGATACGACGGTGGAGTTCGATATCGGGCACAGATTTATGATGATCGGGCTGGGGTACGGTCATCCGCGTTGGGGGCACGGCGTCAGTCACGGCGAACAATTGAGCGTCGAGCGCGAGGACTTTGCCGTCAACGAACTCAATCCGATGTTGCCACACCATCTGCATATTCAAGCCTCGGTCGGCGTGACGATGACCGCTCCCGACGGCACGGTGCGCCGCGGCAAGGGGGTGCTCGAACAGCTTGCGATCGGTGCCCATGCACCGTCGGGCTTCACCGGTCTGCTTGATCCGGCATGACTGGGACACCGCTCGAGGCGGAGCAGGTCTCGGCCTATCTGTCGCGCATCTGGGGAGTGCCCGTAGCGGTCGCTGCGCTCGCCCGCATTCCGGGCGGCGCGAGCCGTGAAACCTATCGCTTCGATGCGACTGCCGACGGAGCCTTTCACCGGCTGATCCTGCGGCGCGACCCTGGCGGCGGCCTGATCGATACCGAGACCGAGACGGAGTTCTGCGCATACCAGAGTGCCTGGGGGGTCGTGCCGGTCCCTCGCGCGGTGGCACTTGAGCGTGACGGCGCTGAACTCGAACGACCGTTCTTCATCATGGAGCGGATCGAGGGCGGGGAAGTCGCGTCCCCTTTTGCGCAAGCACCGTTCGGGGAGCATGGCGAGGCCTTGGGTGGCGTGTTTTTCGCCGCGTTGGGAGGGCTTGCAGCGTTTGATCCCACCGGCACGCCGATCGCGGCGCACCTGCCGGCGCCCGCACCCGAAGCGGCGTGGCAAGTAGCGCTCGATTATTGGGAAAATGTGCTCGACGAAGACGAGCAGCGCCCGATGCCCGTCGTGCGCGCCGCAATCCGGCGACTGCGCGCTTGCCCACCGCCACCGGCCCAGAAAATTGCGATTGTCCACGGCGACTATCGCTCGGGTAATGTCATGCATGACGGGCACGGTGGCATGCTCGCGATATTCGACTGGGAAATGGCGCACCTCGGCGATCCGCTCGAGGATCTTGGCTGGGCACTCAATCCAATCTGGGATCACTTCGAAGCCGGCAAGGTTTGCGGCATGACCGACCGCGCAAACGCGCTCACGTCGTGGGAACGTACCAGCGGACTGACCGTCGATCCGCAAGCGATGCGCTGGTGGTCGCTGTTCAATTCAGTGAAGGGGCGCGCCATCTGGACTTCGGCGTTCAAGGCATTCGTCGAAGGCGGTCACACCGATCCGGTGCTTGGCGTGTCGGGCTGGTACACTGCGGTGCGCCAGGACGCGATCATCGCGGCACAGCTGGAGCCGTTCTCATGAGCGATTTGAAAGCCATTCTGACCGGGGCAGGACTTGTCGGCATGGGCGCAGGTGAAGCGGCTGCCGAGCATGATGCCTTTGCCGGTTCGACGCTGCTGGTCGCCGGATTGCTAGCGATACTTGGCGCCCAGGAGGCAGAGAAAGCAGCGGCTTGGCGCGTTGCCGATATCCGCGCGATGCAGGAACTGCTTGGTGACAGCGCGCCTGAGGTCGGCACCGGGTTGATGATCGGAGAACTCGACGCGGCGTGGGCAACGCTTTCCGCAGCGCTGATCCTGCACCATGCTCGCATTGAGACCGATGGCGATCGCGTCTCAGACGCCAATATCCTGAGCTTCTACCGCGACAGCTGCGCGCGACGGGAGTTAGTCTGGCCCATCTAGACGCGTCGGGAAAGCCGCCGGCACCAATATCCCATATCGCCACGTCCGGCGCCGGCATGGCGCGAGAAGCGATCGGGCGACGGTCGAAATCGTCAACCTGAGGAAGTCACAATGGCCACCGCCTTCGCCGATCCCGTGATGCCCTTCCCGGGTTTCGATCGCCTGAGCGACGACAATATTCTGGTCAACCCGGCGGCGACCGCCGACGACAGCGTCCACGAGATCTATACGCGACTGCGTAATGAGGACCCCGTCCACTGGTGCGAACCGACCGGGTATCGCCCGTTCTGGGCCATCACCCGCCATGCCGACATCACGACTGTCAGCAAGGCCAACAGCCGGTTCATCAACTCGAAGCGCACTTATCTCGCTCCCGCCGACGTCGAAAAATGGACACTGGACACGGTCGGCGACACGCATCTGCTGCGCACCCTGGTCGATCTCGATGACCCCCAGCACATGAAATTGCGCCGGCTGACCCATGACTGGTTCCTGCCGGCCAATCTTCGCAAGCTTGAACCGATGATCACCGCGGTCGCGCGGGACCATGTCGACCGCATGGCAGCGCTGGGTGGTGCCTGCGATTTCGTGAACGAGGTTGCGCTGTTTTATCCACTGCGGGTTATCATGCGGATCCTCGGCGTACCTGAGTCTGACGAAGCAGTGATGCTGCGGATGACGCAGGAAATGTTTGGAGCGCAGGACCCCGACGTGGTGGCGCGTTCGAAACTGCTGACCCAGGGTGCCGGCGGCATCGTGAATACCCAGGTCGACCTGTTCCAGCTGGTGCAGGAGTATTTCGCCTATTTCGGCGCCATCACCGCCGATCGCCGCGCAAATCCACGCGACGACCTGTCGACGATCATCGCCAACGGCATGATCGACGGCGCGCCGATCGGTGAACTTGAGGCGATGAGTTATTACATCATCATCGCTACTGCCGGCCATGATACCACGAGTTCCACCGCTGCCGGCGGCTTTGAACAGCTCATTCGCAATCCTGCCGAGACGGCCAAGCTGCAGGCCGACCCGTCGTTGCTGGGCTGCGCCGTCGAGGAGATGATCCGCTGGGTGACGCCGGTGAAGCATTTCATGCGCACGGCAACCGAGGACACCGAGTTCGGCGGCAAGACCATCCGCGCCGGCGATGGCCTGTGCCTGTTTTACGCATCCGGTAACCGCGACGAGCGCGCTTTTGCCGATCCCTTCCAGTTCAAGGCCGACCGCAGCCCCAACCAGCAGGTCGCCTTTGGCAACGGCGTCCACATGTGCCTC containing:
- the dacB gene encoding D-alanyl-D-alanine carboxypeptidase/D-alanyl-D-alanine-endopeptidase produces the protein MHLAALIVAFALPAAPAAGLPLQTDIEAMLAKGPAGTRYGLVVSTLDGTELLAIAPDERFIPASNTKMFTTATAYADLVALQQAAMGTGVRLALEHNPPDVVLYGRGDASLSSRPGCTTNCLQTLADAVAAKTRQVGDVIGDDSWFPTEPWGQGMSWNNIQSRYGTGISALTLDDNEMAMMVTPGSFGATPGIAASAYYRIDNRIVTVAGASNTITAERAPNNNLVRLAGTIGAQSKAVTLYFSIDDPAYYAAWRMRDLLRDRGVRVTGDVGTGHRLLGPSDDPAVRSGAPPARPPLPDMLMELPAPSLAADMSVTNKQSQNLHAELLLRRIARQAGSGSVADGRAAVRKMMAQAGIAAESYTLADGSGMSSYNRITPRTAASLLVWIARQPWGEAWRKTLPIAGEDGTLRGRFKGTILNSKLFAKTGSLNAARALSGYLTSKSGRILIFSALANDMPDGTDGQASAAVDEALVAVAEAF
- a CDS encoding beta-lactamase family protein; the protein is MRAFAVVVCALLAFSAPALAQPDPKEQVEAALAHWLAERGPIEKATGISAYVSFGDDGPVVQAFAGKVGRDPGDAPITDTTLFQMGSTTKSFTAAVILKLEAAGRLSLDDTVGKWLPEYPAWKNATIRSLLNMTSGIPNYSETQAMSRIWIEQPNRTLSAEDLVGLAYPAPTNNLPAPVGYGYSNTGYVLASMIATRAAKTPFRDLVHKLVIERHGLGATYYEEGPYPTSVMARLAHGYFANPACTDFQPGCKVSWNQRLVSRDVRTLNLSWAQAAGGAIATASNVDRWTRAVFQGKVVPPKQQKEWMELVSTKTGKPIGHVTPADPGGFALGLGQALHGSPPAHWFYEGMTLGYRTLYVWYAEENILITVQTNSQPPEGEDRIGAVVETIHDIVSKARPVAK
- a CDS encoding phosphotransferase family protein, producing MTGTPLEAEQVSAYLSRIWGVPVAVAALARIPGGASRETYRFDATADGAFHRLILRRDPGGGLIDTETETEFCAYQSAWGVVPVPRAVALERDGAELERPFFIMERIEGGEVASPFAQAPFGEHGEALGGVFFAALGGLAAFDPTGTPIAAHLPAPAPEAAWQVALDYWENVLDEDEQRPMPVVRAAIRRLRACPPPPAQKIAIVHGDYRSGNVMHDGHGGMLAIFDWEMAHLGDPLEDLGWALNPIWDHFEAGKVCGMTDRANALTSWERTSGLTVDPQAMRWWSLFNSVKGRAIWTSAFKAFVEGGHTDPVLGVSGWYTAVRQDAIIAAQLEPFS
- a CDS encoding cytochrome P450 — translated: MPFPGFDRLSDDNILVNPAATADDSVHEIYTRLRNEDPVHWCEPTGYRPFWAITRHADITTVSKANSRFINSKRTYLAPADVEKWTLDTVGDTHLLRTLVDLDDPQHMKLRRLTHDWFLPANLRKLEPMITAVARDHVDRMAALGGACDFVNEVALFYPLRVIMRILGVPESDEAVMLRMTQEMFGAQDPDVVARSKLLTQGAGGIVNTQVDLFQLVQEYFAYFGAITADRRANPRDDLSTIIANGMIDGAPIGELEAMSYYIIIATAGHDTTSSTAAGGFEQLIRNPAETAKLQADPSLLGCAVEEMIRWVTPVKHFMRTATEDTEFGGKTIRAGDGLCLFYASGNRDERAFADPFQFKADRSPNQQVAFGNGVHMCLGLHLARLELRLLFAELLPRLISVTLAGEPLNSIANFVSGRKTLPIRYEMR